The window AAATACATTATCTGCAAAACTGAATCCAAACCTTTCACATCTTGTGAATATAATTGTGGATAATTTTGTGTATTCGCGAAAACTTTTTATCGGGAGGACGCCATGGTTCCACCGGAAATAATGTCCATTTGGCAGCAGCTGATGCAGGGTCTGGAAAAATCGGTGAATCGGCAGTCCTACGACTACTGGCTCAAACCGTTGCGTCCCGCAGCCTATCACAACAAAACCTTGCTTATTGAGGTTCCCAATCATTTTTCCCGCGATTGGCTACACGAACGGTACGCACCTCTTCTTAAGCACTCTTTTGAAACCCTGGCCGGACATGAGGTGGCCATCAAGTTTTTGCTGGCACGTGAAGTACCGGAAGTAAAAAAATATCTTTCCAGACCGCTGGACAAGCTTTCCACCGATCTCTCGGCACTCAACCCAAAGTACACCTTTGATTCTTTTGTGGTCGGCAATAGCAACCGATTCGCACATGCCGCTGCGTTCGCGGTCGCGGATACTCCGGTTAAAGCCTACAACCCGCTGTTTTTGTACGGGGGCGTAGGTTTGGGAAAAACTCACCTCATGCATGCCATCGGACATCATATCCTCGGCAACCACAGTCGCTACCGGATTGCCTACGTTACTTCCGAACGCTTCACCAACGACCTGATTAACGCCATTAAAGACGATCAGACCCCACAATTTCGAAGCAAGTACCGCAGTATCGACATTCTACTTATCGACGACATCCAGTTTCTAGCAGGCAAAGAACGTACACAGGAAGAATTCTTCCATACTTTCAACAGCCTTTATGAGGATGCAAAACAAATTGTGATTTCAAGCGACCGGCCGCCGAAAGAGATTCCCACACTGGAGGAACGGTTGCGGTCACGTTTTGAGTGGGGATTGATTACCGATATTCAGCCTCCCGACCTGGAAACCCGGATCGCTATTCTGCGCAAGAAACTTCAATCCGAAGAAAACAGCTTGGTGCCCGATGAAACTATTCTTTACATTGCCGATCGAATTCAATCGAACATCCGGGAGCTGGAGGGGGCGTTTATCCGGGTCTCCGCTTACGCTTCCCTGAACCGGACCATTGTCTCTCCGGAAAACGCTGCCGAGATTTTAAAGAACATCCTGCCGCCGCACAAACCCAAGCAGATTACCTGTTCGCTCATTCAGCAAGTGGTGGCCGGCTATTACAAGCTACGTCCGGAAGACCTGAAGGCCAAGAAGAGAACGCGAAACGTCGCCTATCCGCGGCAGATCGCCATGTACCTAACCCGTGAATTGACCGATCTCTCTCTCCCCAAGATCGGGGACGAATTCGGAGGCCGGGATCATACCACCGTCCTTCACGCCTGTGAGAAAATAAACCAGGAAATCCAAGCTGATCCCAGCGTCCAGGAAATAATCAACGAATTGATCCGGCGTATACAGAAACCATAGACAGCTTTGTCCACACCGCCGGGCCGGAAGACGGATCAGGGCGAAAATATTTTTGCACAGAATCACCAGCACCTACTACTAGAGCTACTAGTTGACCTAACATGATGTTTATCCCAACGTCTGGAGGTAGTGAGACCGATGCAATTCCAGACCACCCGTGAAAGCCTCCTGGCAGGCATCACCACCGTGATGCGCGCGGTAAACCAAAAAAGTCCAGTAGCCGCCCTCTCGGGGATTCTCTTTGAGGCGGGTGCCGGTGAAGCCGGTCAACAGGGGGTGTCACTGACCGGCAGCAATATGGACTTGACTATCCGGCGAATAATTCCGGCCGGCGTGACCGTTTCCGGAGCGGTCGTGCTCCCGGCACGGCAACTGGCGGAAATTGTACGCCGCCTACCTGATGTTCCGGTTTCAATCACGGCCGACCACCAAAAGAACTCCGTGGAACTGACTTACGGGCGTGCGCGCGCCCTTCTCAACGGATACAGTGCCGCCGAATTCCCGAAGCCGGCCGACCCGCTGACGCGGGTACCCGGAGGCCGACCCGCTGACGCGGGTACCCCCCGTCTTGACATCACTGCACCTTCAAAAGTGTTTCACAACCTTTTTCGCCGGGTGATTTACGCGGCCGGCACGGACGATCTGCGCCCCATTTTCACGGGCGTGTTATTGGAAATCGACGAGGGCGAGATCAGGGCCGTGGCCACCGATACGCACCGGCTGGCCATGCACCGCGTAGACTATGAGGGTGAACCTGAAAACCGGAAAATGCAGGTGATTGTCTCGGGACGGGCCCTGGGGGAACTGGTCCGCGTGCTGTCCCAGGCGGAAGAGGAGCAGTTCGAAGTGACCATCGCCGAAAACTATATTGTTTTCTCGGTTGGCCCGACCCGGATTATCAGCCGTCTGATTGTGGGTACTTACCCCGATTACCGGCAAGTAATCCCAAAGGTTCACCAAACCAGGGTTTCGGGCATTGAAGCCCCCTTGCTGCTTCAGACAGTGGAAAGAGCGGCCACCCTGGCTCAAGATGGCTCACCGGTGATAAACCTTCACCTCGGGCAGGGGCTTCTAGGGGTTACCGCCCAATCGGAGGCGGGCTCAATTCACGAGGAAATTCCCGTGGAACTGGCCGGACAAGAATTGGAGATCAGCTTCAATGCCAAGTACCTCGAAGAAGCGCTCCGCTGGTGTGAGAGCACGCAACTGATTCTGGACTTTCACGGGCCCGTGGGCCCGGCCATAATCCGCCCCCTCGGAGACGGGGATACATACCTGGCATTGGTGCTTCCGGTCCGCCCGTTTTAGGAGGCCGCTTTTTTGCGCTTGACTCGCATCAAAGCCGGTAACTTCAGGAATTTTCAGCACCTGGACGTTCAGCCGGCGGCCGGCCTGAACATTGTCCGGGGAAGGAACGCGCAAGGGAAAACGAACTTCATCGAGGCCGTGTTCTTTGCGCTGCGTGGGCACTCGTTCCGTTCCTTGCGCGACCGGGAGTTGGTGACCTGGGGCCAGGAAAGTGCGTTTGTGGAGGCCGAACTGGAAGGAAAAGACGGCCGTACCAGGGTGCGCGCGGAACTGAACCCGGCGGGCAAGAAAATCGTTTGGGCCGGGGAACCGGTGGGTAAAGCAGAACTGGCGGTCCGGCTGGGGACGGTCCTCTTTACACCGGACGACCTAAGCCTCATCAAGGGTGGGCCGCGTGAGCGCCGCCGGTTTTTAGACCTCGAACTGGGAATTTTCGTGCCCGGCTATCTAACTGCGCTGCAACTATACCGGCGGGCGCTTGAACAGCGGAATCACCTGCTCCGGATGGGTGGTGGGAGAAGATATTCCGAGCTTCTCGATCTGTGGACCGATGAGGTCTGCAAGTATGGTATGATGCTGCTGTCCGGGCGCCTGGAGATACTGAAGGAATTCGCCCCGCTGGCGTGTCGGCTTTTCGGTGCATGGGCCGGTGAAGAACTGGCGGTCCGGTACCGTAGTTCCGTCGGACTGTCCAACGGCGTACGGACGCCGGGAGCTGGTGACCTCCGGGAGACTCTGGCCGCCGTCCGCCAGGACGAAATCAGGGCCGGGCAGACCCAGGCTGGGCCGCACCTGGACGACCTTGCCTTTATGGTGAACGGAAAGGAAGGCCGGCCCTTTGCTTCCCAGGGTCAGCAGCGCTCCGTGGTCCTGGCCCTTAAACTGGCTCAGGTGTTCCTGTGGAAGCGCCACACCGGGGAGGCTCCCGTGGTTCTGCTCGACGACCTGTTGTTTGAATTTGACCGGGAACGCCGTGACAAGGTGTTGGAAACGCTCCAAAACGACGTCCAGGTGTTCATTACCACCGGAGAGCGTGTTTTGAGCGGGAGTCGTGTTTTTTGCGTCCATTCTGGAAATATTCAGGAGGAGAGTTGAAAAATGTTTTTGCACCTGGGAGCCGACGTGATGATTCCCAAACAAGACATCATCGCCATTCTAGACGTATACACGGGTCTGGTGGACCCCACCCGCGATTTCCTGAAGATGGCCCGCAGCCAGGGCCTGGTGGAGACCATCGGCGAGGAGGAAAAGGTCCGCACCTACGTGATCACCACCGATGCCGTCTACCTGTCGCCGATCTCCTGCGGCACCCTGAAAAAGAGGGCGGGGGTATCGCAGCCGGGGCGCATTGACATGTAATTAGTTTACAGGCTGGTTTATCCCCAAACGGTTTTTATGGTAAGGTAAAACAAACAACGGGAGTGTGGCATTTAAGGAGTGAATGGTTTGGACAAAAACGGTTCGGGGTACCGGGCCGAGGATATTCAGGTCCTGGAAGGCCTGGAGGCGGTTCGCAAACGTCCCGGCATGTATATCGGCTCGACCGGTCCGAAAGGTTTGCACCACCTGATTTTCGAGGTGGTGGACAACAGCATCGACGAGGCCCTGGCCGGATTCTGCGATTATATCGAGGTGGTTATCCACGCTGACAATTCGGTGACCGTTTCGGACAACGGACGCGGGATCCCGGTGGATATCCACCCGCAGGTGGGCCGGCCGGCCCTGGAAGTGGTCCTGACCAGGTTGCACGCCGGCGGGAAATTCGGCGGGACCCAATACAAGATTTCCGGCGGCCTGCACGGCGTCGGCGTTTCCGTGGTGAACGCGCTCTCTAGGCGGATGGAGGTGGAGGTCAAACGGGAGGGGTACCGCTACCGCCAGGAGTTCGAGCGCGGTCTAGCGACTGGAGAACTGGAGCTTTTGGACGAGGCGGACGAAACCGGCACGCGGGTGACCTTTATCCCCGACCCTGATATCTTTGAAGAAGTGGAATTTCAGTACGACGTGGTCGCCAAGAGACTCCGCGAGCTTTCTTTCCTGAACGCCGGCGTGACCCTGGTGCTCCGCGACGAGCGGACCGGCCGCGATAAGGTGTACCAGTACGCGGGAGGCATCCGGGATTTCGTGCGCCACCTGAACCTGCACAAGGAAGTTCTTCCGGCCGACCCCATCTACGTAGAGGACCACAAGAACGGCGTTTGGGTGGAAGTGGCCGTTCAGTACGTTGTAAACTCCGACCGGGAACTGATCTTTTCTTACGCCAACACCATTCACACGGTCGACGGCGGCACCCACGAAGCGGGGTTCAAGTCGGCGCTCACCCGCACGATCAACGACTACGCTCGAAAATACAACCTGGTCAAGAACGATTCGTTAAGCGGCGAGGACATCCGCGAGGGCCTAACGGCTGTGATCAACGTCAAGGTGCCCGAACCCCAGTTCGAGGGGCAGACCAAAACCAAGCTCGGGAACAGTGAGGTGCGCGGTCTGGTGGACTGGGTGGTGTCCCAACGCTTGGCCGCCTACCTGGAAGAACACCCGACGGAGGCCAGACAGATCGTACAGCGGGCGGTGGTCGCTTCCCGGGCCCGGGAGGCGGCCCGGCGGGCACGCGAGTTAACCAAGCGCAAGAGCCTTCTGGAGAGTGCGACCCTCCCCGGCAAACTGGCCGACTGTTCCCGGCGTGATCCCCAACACTCCGAGCTGTACCTGGTGGAGGGGGATTCGGCCGGCGGTTCGGCGAAACAGGGCCGGGACCGGGAATTCCAGGCGATTCTGCCGCTGCGCGGCAAGATTTTGAACGCCGAAAAGGCCCGCCGGGATAAGCTTTTGGGCAATGAGGAAATCCGGGCGCTGATCACGGCGATCGGCACGGGGTTCGGCGAGGACTTCGATCTGGCAAAAGCCCGCTACCACCGGATCGTGATCATGACCGACGCCGACGTGGACGGCTCACACATCCGCACCCTGCTCCTGACCTTTTTCTACCGGTACATGAAGCCCCTGATCGATGCCGGTTACGTGTACATCGCCCAACCACCGCTGTACAGGGTCAGCGGCAAGGGCAGAAAAAACGGCGTGTACCTGTACAGTGACCAGCAGCTGGAGCAGTTCTTCCGGGAAAACGGGCGGCAGAACTGGAGCATCCAGCGCTACAAGGGCCTTGGGGAGATGAACCCGGAACAGCTCTGGGATACCACCCTGGACCCGGAAAACCGGACGATGCTCCAGGTGACCCTGGAGGATGCCCTGGCGGCCGAGCAGCTTCTGTCCACCCTGATGGGGGAACAGGTGGAGCCGCGCCGGGAGTTCATTCAGCAGCACGCCCGGGAGGTCAGAAACCTTGACATCTAGCCGGGAAAGCGGGAGGGACGGCGCCGGCCTCGCCGTGTTTACTGCCGGGGACCGGGAGACACTCAAGCAGTTGCTCCTGACCCGGTCTTTCCAGTTCGGGGAATTCACCCTTTCCTCCGGGAAGAAAAGTAACTACTACTTCGACGGCAAGCAGGTCACGCTCCACCCCCGGGGGGCCTTGCTCACGGCCAGGGCGGTCCTGGAAAAGGTGCGGGGCACCGGCGTGCAGGCGGTGGGCGGTCCGACTATCGGGGCGGACCCGATGGTGGGGGCGTTGGGCGTGGTCTGTGCGCTCGAGGGAATCGATCTCGGGCTTTTCATCGTCCGGAAGGATCAGAAACAGCACGGCAAGCGGCTGCGCATTGAAGGCCGGAAGATTGCTCCCGGAGAGAGGGTGGCCGTGATCGATGACGTCCTCACCACCGGCGGTTCGATTCTGACCGCCGTCGAAGCCGTCCGGGAGGCCGGCGGGGAGGTGGTGCTGGCCGTGGTCCTGGTAGACCGCTGCGAAGGCGGGACCGAACTCCTGGAGAGCAAAGGTATTTCGGTCGATCCCATGTTTACGGTCAAAGATTTCGGTCTCTAAAAGGTCGTAGTTATTCACAGATTTATCCTCCGTATCCACAGACCCGAAACGGCCTAAGCCGACCCAAAAACCTGCCGATTGCGACCCTGTTCGTTTACAGAACCAATCTTCCAGACATGGGCGAAACAGGCAGCCCAGCCAAGCATTGAAGAGAAAGCCTTTATCAGCAGGCGCTGATTACAGGACAGGCCGGGATATCCGGCTTGCCAGGCCATGGTAATATATTTCCAAAAAATGGCGTTATATTCAATTGCATAGAAGCCCGGTCCGGCCGGCGCGACGGCGCAAGGCGTGAGCGTGATACGGGGACAAAAACTGGAGGTGGTGAGAGAAGGTTGATGGAAATAAGCCTGAAAAAGCTAAGCGCCTTCCTGGTCCTGGCCTTTGTGGCCGGAATTCTCCTGGAACGCTGGCTGGCGCTGTCCGAACCCGTAGTCCGGGTGGTAAGCCCGGTGACGTCCTGGTTCGGTCCACCGTTCCTGTGGCTAGTGGCCGGCGTGCTGGCTGGAGTCGGGGGGATGATGTTCCTGCGGCGCCTGCGGGAGGCGAGCAGCCTGGACGCGGTGCGCGGCTCACGCTTCAAGCGGAATGGGGACCGCTTTTAGGGCGGTTTTTCACGGCAGAGCTAGTCAGGGTTTAGCTCCCGGTTCAGACCGTTCCCGCCCGCCTTCGTTCCAATTTGGGTGCAGGGCGTTTTTTGGTATAATGTAATGAATGATAGTAATGGACGGGTCGCCGTAATCTGGATGGGGGAGTGAAGTGTTTGGCTGCCGGCCCGGGAAAAATTGTGCCCATTGACATCAATGAAGAACTGAAGCATTCCTACCTGGACTACGCCATGAGCGTAATCGTGGGGCGGGCCCTGCCCGACGTGCGTGACGGCTTAAAACCCGTGCACCGGCGGATTCTGTATGCGATGCACAACCTGGGGCTGACCGCGGACAAGCCCCATCGCAAGTCGGCCTACGTGGTCGGCGAGGTGCTCTCCAAGCTTCACCCGCACGGGGATGCCGCCGTGTACGACGCTCTGGTCCGGTTGGCGCAGGATTTCGCCTGCCGGTATCCCCTCGTTGACGGTCACGGGAACTTCGGTTCCATCGACGGGGACGCAGCCGCGGCCATGCGGTATACCGAGGTCCGGATGGCCCGGATCACGTCCCAGATGCTGGCGGACATCGACAAGGAGACGGTGGATTTCATTCCGAACTACGACGGGACCGGGGAGGAGCCCGTGGTGCTCCCGTCCCGGATTCCGAACCTCCTGGTGAACGGATCGGCCGGGATTGCGGTCGGCATGGCCACCAACATCCCGCCCCACAACCTTAAGGAAGTCATCGACGGCCTGGTGTACCTGGCGGACCACCCGGACGCCGAACTCGAAGACTTGATGCGGTTTATCCCCGGGCCGGACTTCCCGACCGGGGGGAAGATCATGGGCCGTCACGGGATCGTGGAAGCCTACCGGACCGGGCGCGGATCCATTAAGATGCGCGGTCACGCCGAGTTCGAGAGAGTCGGTTCCCGGACCAGGATCGTGATCACCGAACTGCCCTACCAGGTGAACAAAGCGCGCCTGGTGGAAAAGATCGCCGCGTTGGTGCGGGAGAAGAAGATCGAGGGTATCTCCGACCTGCGTGACGAGTCCGACCGCAAGGGAATGCGGGTCGTGATCGAACTGCGGCGGGAGGTCAATCCCGAGATCACGTTGAATCTCCTTTACAAGCACACCCAACTCCAGGACAACTTCGGGGTGATTCTGCTGGCCCTGGTGGACGGTCAACCCCAGGTGCTGGCTCTCAAAGACATACTTTCTCACTACCTCGGACACCAGCGGGAAGTCATCACCCGGCGGTGCCGTTACGAACTCAGCCAGGCCCAGGCCCGCCTGCACATCGTCGAGGGGTTGCGGATCGCCCTGGCCCACCTCGACGAAGTGATCCAGACCATCCGCCGCAGCCGAGACGTGGCCGAGGCGCGTCTGGGCCTGATGGCCGGCTTCGGCCTGAGCGAAAAACAGGCGCAGGCCATTCTGGATATGCGCCTGCAGCGGCTGACCGCCCTGGAACGGGATAAACTGGAAAACGAGTTCAACGACCTGGTGGCCGCGATCGAGCGTCTCGAGGCGCTCCTGGCCGACGAGCAAAAGATCCTCGCGGTCGTGAAGGAAGAGTTGCTGGCGGTGCGGGACAAGTTTGCCGATCCCCGCCGGACCGAGCTGGTGGCCGAAGACGCGGACTTCAACCCCGAGGACCTGATCCCGCAGGAGGACGCGGTGATCATCCTGACCAACGACGGGTACATTAAGCGCATGCCGCCCTCGGTGTACCGCAGCCA is drawn from Candidatus Desulforudis audaxviator MP104C and contains these coding sequences:
- the dnaA gene encoding chromosomal replication initiator protein DnaA, yielding MVPPEIMSIWQQLMQGLEKSVNRQSYDYWLKPLRPAAYHNKTLLIEVPNHFSRDWLHERYAPLLKHSFETLAGHEVAIKFLLAREVPEVKKYLSRPLDKLSTDLSALNPKYTFDSFVVGNSNRFAHAAAFAVADTPVKAYNPLFLYGGVGLGKTHLMHAIGHHILGNHSRYRIAYVTSERFTNDLINAIKDDQTPQFRSKYRSIDILLIDDIQFLAGKERTQEEFFHTFNSLYEDAKQIVISSDRPPKEIPTLEERLRSRFEWGLITDIQPPDLETRIAILRKKLQSEENSLVPDETILYIADRIQSNIRELEGAFIRVSAYASLNRTIVSPENAAEILKNILPPHKPKQITCSLIQQVVAGYYKLRPEDLKAKKRTRNVAYPRQIAMYLTRELTDLSLPKIGDEFGGRDHTTVLHACEKINQEIQADPSVQEIINELIRRIQKP
- the dnaN gene encoding DNA polymerase III subunit beta, with product MQFQTTRESLLAGITTVMRAVNQKSPVAALSGILFEAGAGEAGQQGVSLTGSNMDLTIRRIIPAGVTVSGAVVLPARQLAEIVRRLPDVPVSITADHQKNSVELTYGRARALLNGYSAAEFPKPADPLTRVPGGRPADAGTPRLDITAPSKVFHNLFRRVIYAAGTDDLRPIFTGVLLEIDEGEIRAVATDTHRLAMHRVDYEGEPENRKMQVIVSGRALGELVRVLSQAEEEQFEVTIAENYIVFSVGPTRIISRLIVGTYPDYRQVIPKVHQTRVSGIEAPLLLQTVERAATLAQDGSPVINLHLGQGLLGVTAQSEAGSIHEEIPVELAGQELEISFNAKYLEEALRWCESTQLILDFHGPVGPAIIRPLGDGDTYLALVLPVRPF
- the recF gene encoding DNA replication/repair protein RecF (All proteins in this family for which functions are known are DNA-binding proteins that assist the filamentation of RecA onto DNA for the initiation of recombination or recombinational repair.); protein product: MRLTRIKAGNFRNFQHLDVQPAAGLNIVRGRNAQGKTNFIEAVFFALRGHSFRSLRDRELVTWGQESAFVEAELEGKDGRTRVRAELNPAGKKIVWAGEPVGKAELAVRLGTVLFTPDDLSLIKGGPRERRRFLDLELGIFVPGYLTALQLYRRALEQRNHLLRMGGGRRYSELLDLWTDEVCKYGMMLLSGRLEILKEFAPLACRLFGAWAGEELAVRYRSSVGLSNGVRTPGAGDLRETLAAVRQDEIRAGQTQAGPHLDDLAFMVNGKEGRPFASQGQQRSVVLALKLAQVFLWKRHTGEAPVVLLDDLLFEFDRERRDKVLETLQNDVQVFITTGERVLSGSRVFCVHSGNIQEES
- the remB gene encoding extracellular matrix regulator RemB; the encoded protein is MFLHLGADVMIPKQDIIAILDVYTGLVDPTRDFLKMARSQGLVETIGEEEKVRTYVITTDAVYLSPISCGTLKKRAGVSQPGRIDM
- the gyrB gene encoding DNA topoisomerase (ATP-hydrolyzing) subunit B, which produces MDKNGSGYRAEDIQVLEGLEAVRKRPGMYIGSTGPKGLHHLIFEVVDNSIDEALAGFCDYIEVVIHADNSVTVSDNGRGIPVDIHPQVGRPALEVVLTRLHAGGKFGGTQYKISGGLHGVGVSVVNALSRRMEVEVKREGYRYRQEFERGLATGELELLDEADETGTRVTFIPDPDIFEEVEFQYDVVAKRLRELSFLNAGVTLVLRDERTGRDKVYQYAGGIRDFVRHLNLHKEVLPADPIYVEDHKNGVWVEVAVQYVVNSDRELIFSYANTIHTVDGGTHEAGFKSALTRTINDYARKYNLVKNDSLSGEDIREGLTAVINVKVPEPQFEGQTKTKLGNSEVRGLVDWVVSQRLAAYLEEHPTEARQIVQRAVVASRAREAARRARELTKRKSLLESATLPGKLADCSRRDPQHSELYLVEGDSAGGSAKQGRDREFQAILPLRGKILNAEKARRDKLLGNEEIRALITAIGTGFGEDFDLAKARYHRIVIMTDADVDGSHIRTLLLTFFYRYMKPLIDAGYVYIAQPPLYRVSGKGRKNGVYLYSDQQLEQFFRENGRQNWSIQRYKGLGEMNPEQLWDTTLDPENRTMLQVTLEDALAAEQLLSTLMGEQVEPRREFIQQHAREVRNLDI
- the pyrE gene encoding orotate phosphoribosyltransferase yields the protein MTSSRESGRDGAGLAVFTAGDRETLKQLLLTRSFQFGEFTLSSGKKSNYYFDGKQVTLHPRGALLTARAVLEKVRGTGVQAVGGPTIGADPMVGALGVVCALEGIDLGLFIVRKDQKQHGKRLRIEGRKIAPGERVAVIDDVLTTGGSILTAVEAVREAGGEVVLAVVLVDRCEGGTELLESKGISVDPMFTVKDFGL
- the gyrA gene encoding DNA gyrase subunit A; amino-acid sequence: MAAGPGKIVPIDINEELKHSYLDYAMSVIVGRALPDVRDGLKPVHRRILYAMHNLGLTADKPHRKSAYVVGEVLSKLHPHGDAAVYDALVRLAQDFACRYPLVDGHGNFGSIDGDAAAAMRYTEVRMARITSQMLADIDKETVDFIPNYDGTGEEPVVLPSRIPNLLVNGSAGIAVGMATNIPPHNLKEVIDGLVYLADHPDAELEDLMRFIPGPDFPTGGKIMGRHGIVEAYRTGRGSIKMRGHAEFERVGSRTRIVITELPYQVNKARLVEKIAALVREKKIEGISDLRDESDRKGMRVVIELRREVNPEITLNLLYKHTQLQDNFGVILLALVDGQPQVLALKDILSHYLGHQREVITRRCRYELSQAQARLHIVEGLRIALAHLDEVIQTIRRSRDVAEARLGLMAGFGLSEKQAQAILDMRLQRLTALERDKLENEFNDLVAAIERLEALLADEQKILAVVKEELLAVRDKFADPRRTELVAEDADFNPEDLIPQEDAVIILTNDGYIKRMPPSVYRSQRRGGRGIAGVETKVQDFVRHLFVGKTHDYLLFFTERGKVYRVKVYEIPEAGRQARGTAVVNLIPVANGERVTAVIPVTEYSGDAFLFMVTRKGIVKKTVLQEFDSARRDGLIALTLDEGDELVDVKITDGKSEVLLGTRNGMVIRFPEGQVRPMGRTAHGVRGISLREGDMVVGMDIVDPDDQLLVVSEKGYGKVTPVKEFRVQSRGGFGLIAARVSGRNGPLVSLSLVGRGEEILIVSKSGILIRMKIDEIPQFGRQAQGVRLMRLAPGDAVVAVAWILPEDPPQGE